A DNA window from Vigna unguiculata cultivar IT97K-499-35 chromosome 10, ASM411807v1, whole genome shotgun sequence contains the following coding sequences:
- the LOC114165347 gene encoding uncharacterized protein LOC114165347 — translation MRATQSRQKSYADKRRRPLEFEAGDHVFLRVTPTAGIGRAIKSRKLTPRFVGPYQILRRIGVAAFEIALPPHLANLHNVFHVSQLRKYIVDLSHVLESDDIQIREDLTVSTRPVRILDSQVKQLHGKEIRTVKVLWDETTQEMTWEMEDRMRQSYPHLFPGKSYFRGRKYLKVGVM, via the coding sequence ATGAGGGCTACTCAGAGCAGACAGAAGTCGTACGCAGATAAGAGGAGGCGACCTCTAGAGTTCGAGGCTGGGGATCATGTATTCCTCAGGGTAACACCGACGGCGGGTATTGGGAGGGCCATAAAATCGAGGAAGCTAACTCCGAGATTTGTTGGGCCTTATCAAATTTTGAGGAGAATTGGTGTTGCAGCTTTTGAGATCGCTTTGCCACCACACTTAGCGAATCTGCATAATGTGTTTCATGTTTCCCAGTTGAGGAAATACATTGTGGATCTGTCGCACGTACTGGAGTCAGATGATATTCAGATTCGGGAGGATTTGACGGTGAGCACTAGACCGGTGCGAATTCTAGACTCACAAGTGAAACAACTGCATGGGAAGGAAATCCGGACCGTGAAGGTGCTATGGGATGAGACCACTCAGgagatgacctgggagatggaggatcgcatgagGCAGTCCTATCCGCACTTATTTCCTGGTAAGtcttattttcgaggacgaaaatatTTAAAGGTGGGGGTAATGTAA
- the LOC114165346 gene encoding uncharacterized protein LOC114165346: MEVNTRKCYACDQPGHFANKCPNKKSTPGSRPSPSSSDRPRAPGRVFAMISTEATWSCNLILDHCFLFGNNVLVLFDSGASHPFISHDCMERLGLSPRDLGCKLMVSTPASGQVSTNLACVGCLMEVEGRHFKVNLVCLPLEGLEVILGMDWLSTNHVVLDCGRCRIVFPETKEIELVTSGEAVKEMKRGSTCFVIVA, translated from the coding sequence ATGGAGGTGAACACTCGTAAATGCTATGCCTGTGACCAACCAGGACACTTCGCCAACAAATGCCCTAATAAGAAAAGCACTCCAGGATCGCGACCTTCACCATCTTCTTCTGATCGACCGAGAGCACCAGGCCGGGTTTTCGCCATGATCAGCACTGAGGCCACCTGGTCATGTAACTTGATTTTAGACCACTGCTTTCTTTTTGGTAACAATGTGTTGGTATTGTTTGACTCAGGAGCTTCGCACCCCTTCATATCTCATGATTGTATGGAGAGATTGGGATTGTCTCCTCGTGATCTGGGATGCAAGTTGATGGTCTCTACACCAGCATCTGGACAGGTTTCAACCAATCTAGCCTGTGTTGGATGCTTGATGGAGGTAGAGGGCAGACACTTCAAGGTGAACCTCGTTTGCCTGCCCTTGGAGGGATTGGAGGTAATATTGGGGATGGACTGGCTGTCCACCAACCACGTGGTACTTGATTGTGGACGGTGCAGAATTGTGTTCccagaaacaaaggagatagagttGGTGACGTCTGGAGAGGCAGTGAAAGAGATGAAGAGGGGGTCTACTTGTTTTGTGATAGTGGCCTAG